A stretch of Cicer arietinum cultivar CDC Frontier isolate Library 1 chromosome 5, Cicar.CDCFrontier_v2.0, whole genome shotgun sequence DNA encodes these proteins:
- the LOC101493534 gene encoding probable ubiquitin-like-specific protease 2A isoform X1 — protein MNTRKQKRETESGCAPKLVYSRLRNKTKTVRDVIEIDPEVDSRNQKKETESGCAPKLVYSRLRNKTKTVRDVIQIDPEVDSRNQKRETESGCAPKLVYSRRRNKTKTVRDVIEIDPEVDFANQEREINSRHGTEIAYAHHRNKTENVKDAIGCVSSNFPFDSNIIPRRPRTKSKRKFNGNEAPSRPKEKLNSEVFDNYLAKIWKSFSEDRKRSFAYLDSLWFSLYRNASSKDKVLNWIKKKEHIFTKAYVFVPIVCWGHWSLLILCHFGEDLQLVTGSRCMLLLDSLEMADPRRLEPEIRRFVQDIYKAGDRPETKHLISKIPLLVPKVPQQKDGTDCGNFVLYFIKLFLELAPKNFSIEGYPYFMKKDWFTFEDLDRFCENLIH, from the exons A TGAATACTAGGAAGCAGAAAAGAGAAACAGAATCAGGATGTGCACCAAAGTTAGTTTATTCTCGTCTAAGAAACAAAACCAAGACTGTAAGAGATGTGATAGAAATTGACCCTGAAG TGGATTCTAGGAATCAGAAAAAAGAAACAGAATCAGGATGTGCACCAAAGTTAGTTTATTCTCGTCTAAGAAACAAAACCAAGACTGTAAGAGATGTGATACAAATTGACCCTGAAG TGGATTCTAGGAATCAGAAAAGAGAAACAGAATCAGGATGTGCACCAAAGTTAGTTTATTCTCGTCGAAGAAACAAAACCAAGACTGTAAGAGATGTGATAGAAATTGACCCTGAAG TCGATTTTGCAAATCAGGAAAGAGAAATTAACTCAAGACATGGAACTGAGATTGCTTATGCTCATCACAGAAACAAAACCGAGAATGTAAAAGATGCGATAGGATGTGTTAGTTCGAATTTTCCATTCGATTCAAACATTATTCCTCGGCGACCGCGAACAAAAAGCAAGAGAAAATTCAATGGCAATGAAGCTCCCTCTAGACCCAAGGAAAAGCTAAACAGTGAAGTCTTTGATAATTACTTAGC GAAAATATGGAAGAGTTTTTCAGAAGATAGGAAAAGGTCGTTTGCATACTTGGACAGCTTATGGTTTAGCCTTTACAGGAATGCTTCATCTAAGGATAAGGTGCTGAATTGGATTAAGAAGAAAGAACATATTTTCACAAAGGCCTATGTTTTTGTTCCTATAGTCTGCTG GGGTCACTGGAGCCTTTTGATCTTGTGCCATTTTGGTGAGGACTTGCAATTAGTCACTGGATCACGTTGTATGTTGTTGCTGGATTCTCTTGAAATGGCCGATCCAAGGCGGCTTGAACCAGAGATAAGAAG ATTTGTACAGGACATTTATAAAGCAGGGGACAGGCCAGAGACTAAGCATCTTATATCTAAAATTCCGTTATTAGTACCCAAG GTGCCTCAACAAAAAGATGGTACGGATTGTGGGAACTTTGTCCTCTATTTCATTAAATTGTTTTTGGAACTTGCGCCCAAGAATTTTAGCATTGAGGGGTACCCTTACTTC ATGAAAAAAGATTGGTTTACCTTTGAAGACTTGGATAGGTTTTGTGAGAACTTGATTCATTGA
- the LOC101493534 gene encoding uncharacterized protein isoform X2: MNTRKQKRETESGCAPKLVYSRLRNKTKTVRDVIEIDPEVDSRNQKKETESGCAPKLVYSRLRNKTKTVRDVIQIDPEVDSRNQKRETESGCAPKLVYSRRRNKTKTVRDVIEIDPEVDFANQEREINSRHGTEIAYAHHRNKTENVKDAIGCVSSNFPFDSNIIPRRPRTKSKRKFNGNEAPSRPKEKLNSEVFDNYLANASSKDKVLNWIKKKEHIFTKAYVFVPIVCWGHWSLLILCHFGEDLQLVTGSRCMLLLDSLEMADPRRLEPEIRRFVQDIYKAGDRPETKHLISKIPLLVPKVPQQKDGTDCGNFVLYFIKLFLELAPKNFSIEGYPYFMKKDWFTFEDLDRFCENLIH; this comes from the exons A TGAATACTAGGAAGCAGAAAAGAGAAACAGAATCAGGATGTGCACCAAAGTTAGTTTATTCTCGTCTAAGAAACAAAACCAAGACTGTAAGAGATGTGATAGAAATTGACCCTGAAG TGGATTCTAGGAATCAGAAAAAAGAAACAGAATCAGGATGTGCACCAAAGTTAGTTTATTCTCGTCTAAGAAACAAAACCAAGACTGTAAGAGATGTGATACAAATTGACCCTGAAG TGGATTCTAGGAATCAGAAAAGAGAAACAGAATCAGGATGTGCACCAAAGTTAGTTTATTCTCGTCGAAGAAACAAAACCAAGACTGTAAGAGATGTGATAGAAATTGACCCTGAAG TCGATTTTGCAAATCAGGAAAGAGAAATTAACTCAAGACATGGAACTGAGATTGCTTATGCTCATCACAGAAACAAAACCGAGAATGTAAAAGATGCGATAGGATGTGTTAGTTCGAATTTTCCATTCGATTCAAACATTATTCCTCGGCGACCGCGAACAAAAAGCAAGAGAAAATTCAATGGCAATGAAGCTCCCTCTAGACCCAAGGAAAAGCTAAACAGTGAAGTCTTTGATAATTACTTAGC GAATGCTTCATCTAAGGATAAGGTGCTGAATTGGATTAAGAAGAAAGAACATATTTTCACAAAGGCCTATGTTTTTGTTCCTATAGTCTGCTG GGGTCACTGGAGCCTTTTGATCTTGTGCCATTTTGGTGAGGACTTGCAATTAGTCACTGGATCACGTTGTATGTTGTTGCTGGATTCTCTTGAAATGGCCGATCCAAGGCGGCTTGAACCAGAGATAAGAAG ATTTGTACAGGACATTTATAAAGCAGGGGACAGGCCAGAGACTAAGCATCTTATATCTAAAATTCCGTTATTAGTACCCAAG GTGCCTCAACAAAAAGATGGTACGGATTGTGGGAACTTTGTCCTCTATTTCATTAAATTGTTTTTGGAACTTGCGCCCAAGAATTTTAGCATTGAGGGGTACCCTTACTTC ATGAAAAAAGATTGGTTTACCTTTGAAGACTTGGATAGGTTTTGTGAGAACTTGATTCATTGA